In Parasegetibacter sp. NRK P23, a single genomic region encodes these proteins:
- the hxpB gene encoding hexitol phosphatase HxpB, translating into MQAAVIFDMDGLLVDSEPLWKEAADVLLGKYGIKLSLEEYEKTTGLRTREFLDWWFRTYNLPLENIPSAEKEIVELVIEKVHEKGKAMPGVEYILRFFKERNFRIGLASSSPMYMIENVIRFLGIENAFDAITSAGDLAYGKPHPEVYLNCANALGVVPTQCLCFEDSFNGMIAAKAAKMKCVVVPAQHQQQMARWAAADLKIAALSNFNQLLLNTI; encoded by the coding sequence ATGCAAGCTGCGGTGATTTTCGATATGGATGGATTGCTGGTAGATTCCGAACCACTCTGGAAAGAAGCGGCCGATGTACTACTGGGTAAATACGGGATTAAACTCTCGCTGGAAGAATACGAAAAAACGACGGGGTTGCGTACCCGCGAATTCCTGGACTGGTGGTTCAGGACCTATAATCTTCCCCTGGAAAATATTCCATCCGCTGAAAAAGAGATCGTGGAACTCGTGATCGAAAAAGTGCACGAAAAAGGGAAAGCCATGCCGGGCGTGGAATACATCCTGCGCTTCTTCAAGGAACGAAACTTCCGTATCGGACTTGCTTCTTCCTCCCCCATGTACATGATCGAAAACGTGATCCGTTTCCTGGGGATTGAAAACGCTTTTGATGCCATCACTTCCGCGGGCGATCTTGCTTATGGCAAACCGCACCCCGAAGTGTACCTGAACTGCGCGAACGCTTTAGGCGTGGTCCCCACACAATGTTTGTGTTTTGAGGATTCCTTCAATGGCATGATCGCCGCCAAAGCAGCCAAGATGAAGTGCGTGGTAGTACCCGCGCAACACCAACAGCAGATGGCCAGGTGGGCGGCAGCGGACCTTAAAATAGCCGCGCTCTCCAACTTCAACCAACTGCTGCTGAATACGATCTGA
- a CDS encoding T9SS type A sorting domain-containing protein, protein MKNLYTLLCLFLCLQTKAQVNAYAKVASLTGTNRLNLTLVNESFDTFEDGEQVIIIQMQDNVIGSYSGNNVNFGLLSDIRQAGRFELAYIQSHTEAAGLPTQLTLSADLQYTYNINGNSSVQVVSFPRLGSPNYTTTGTMAPLAWNGNIGGILAFQVQGTLTIAHNISASGLGFRGGATNNGNAGSCEATSSYRVSADDEHGNKGEGIYKSTSNNHAAGRARILSGGGGGNSHNAGGGGGGHITAGGEGGPGWGCSTGAGGMGGIALGTYSLANRIFMGGGGGAGEGNDNNNTAGGNGGGIVLISAGSIRTTGTATGLGIRSDGATSANVGNDGAGGAGAGGTVYIDCSSWSIAATAPLTIRANGGNGGNVNYTGQHGGGGGGGQGAVMLSSAPPTNATLQTLPGNGGLNETDGVAAASGAGTSNTGVQVLINAILPTRVLYFGGRNTGSQHTLHWMVADETPGTEYQVEKAEDGTNFKLVAKLNGKGTANYQWSEQALFEKTFYRIRVAAPGVQPYYTNTVLLRMGNANANEMVLQPNPAVGFTAVMLKTEKPGSVQLSLVDLSGRMLKQWNERAIAGNNTWIIALDQYPPGIYLLKAWDGVTMRTSKLVIGK, encoded by the coding sequence ATGAAAAACCTTTACACCCTTTTATGCCTTTTCCTATGCCTGCAAACGAAGGCGCAGGTGAATGCCTATGCTAAAGTTGCTTCACTTACCGGAACCAACAGGCTTAACCTTACACTGGTCAATGAATCTTTCGACACCTTTGAAGACGGTGAGCAGGTGATCATCATTCAGATGCAGGATAATGTGATCGGAAGCTACAGTGGGAACAATGTCAATTTTGGTCTTTTAAGTGACATCAGGCAGGCGGGCCGCTTCGAGTTGGCGTATATTCAATCGCACACGGAAGCCGCGGGACTACCCACACAACTTACCCTTTCCGCTGATCTTCAATACACGTATAATATCAATGGCAATTCAAGCGTGCAGGTCGTGAGTTTCCCACGGCTGGGGTCGCCCAATTATACTACTACCGGAACAATGGCCCCTTTGGCCTGGAACGGCAATATTGGCGGTATACTTGCTTTCCAGGTGCAGGGTACCCTGACCATCGCGCACAATATATCCGCTTCGGGACTTGGGTTCCGGGGAGGCGCCACGAACAATGGGAACGCGGGTTCATGCGAAGCGACTTCCAGTTACCGTGTAAGCGCAGACGATGAACATGGCAACAAAGGGGAAGGTATTTACAAATCCACGTCCAACAACCATGCAGCCGGGCGCGCGCGCATCCTCTCTGGCGGCGGCGGCGGCAATAGCCATAATGCCGGAGGTGGTGGCGGCGGACACATCACCGCGGGAGGAGAAGGCGGACCAGGGTGGGGATGCTCCACCGGTGCAGGGGGAATGGGCGGCATTGCATTAGGCACCTATTCGCTGGCCAACCGTATTTTTATGGGCGGCGGTGGAGGAGCAGGAGAGGGCAATGATAACAACAATACCGCAGGTGGAAATGGAGGTGGAATTGTTTTGATATCCGCTGGTAGTATCCGCACAACCGGTACCGCAACCGGCTTAGGAATCCGATCAGATGGCGCAACGTCCGCTAACGTTGGAAACGACGGTGCCGGAGGGGCAGGTGCAGGCGGCACGGTATATATAGACTGCTCTTCCTGGAGCATCGCAGCTACCGCGCCCCTTACCATTCGGGCCAATGGCGGGAATGGTGGGAATGTGAATTATACGGGTCAGCATGGCGGTGGCGGCGGCGGCGGACAAGGCGCTGTAATGCTCAGTTCTGCCCCACCCACCAATGCTACTTTACAAACACTGCCAGGTAATGGGGGATTAAATGAAACCGATGGCGTAGCGGCAGCTTCGGGTGCAGGTACTTCAAATACAGGCGTCCAGGTATTGATCAATGCTATCCTGCCCACACGAGTACTTTATTTCGGTGGAAGGAATACCGGATCGCAACACACGCTCCACTGGATGGTGGCGGATGAAACGCCCGGTACGGAATACCAGGTAGAAAAAGCTGAAGACGGAACCAACTTTAAATTGGTGGCAAAACTGAATGGTAAAGGAACAGCAAATTACCAATGGTCTGAGCAGGCTTTATTTGAAAAAACATTCTATAGGATCAGAGTAGCTGCACCCGGCGTTCAGCCGTATTATACCAATACTGTTTTGTTGCGGATGGGCAACGCCAATGCCAACGAGATGGTGCTTCAACCCAATCCAGCTGTGGGTTTCACGGCGGTCATGCTTAAAACAGAAAAGCCCGGATCAGTGCAACTGAGCCTTGTGGACCTTTCGGGCCGAATGCTGAAGCAATGGAATGAACGTGCGATTGCGGGAAACAATACATGGATTATCGCTTTGGACCAATATCCGCCAGGTATTTACTTGCTAAAAGCCTGGGATGGCGTAACAATGCGCACTTCCAAACTGGTGATCGGTAAATAA
- the rpsA gene encoding 30S ribosomal protein S1 has translation MSENQIINENADQQENVAAEATSTATTNAPAAPTQFDTAHDDFDWSIDKRNVSSYSKDEKEKYDKVYDDTFKVINDNEMVTGIVVGLTKTDVVINIGFKSDGLVSLNEFRDLQGLKTGDEVEVMVVEKEDRQGHLHLSRKQARITRAWERIVEVHKTGEVVTGTVTSKTKGGLIVDVFGMETFLPGSQIDVKPVTDYDQFVGKTMEFKVVKVNEAIKNAVVSHKALIESDIEAQRAEIMSKLEKGQVLEGTIKNITDFGAFMDLGGLDGLLYITDISWGRINHPSEVLKLDQKLNVVVLDFDDDKKRISLGLKQLTPHPWDVLPEGVGEGQVVKGKVVNIEDYGAFLEIMPGVEGLVHVSEITWANSPINAKEFFKLGDEYQAKIVTLDKDARKMSLSIKQMTEDPWNTIENKFPLDSRHKGVVKNITPYGVFVELEPGIGGMIHISDLSWLKRFNHPTDYTKVGAEIEVIILGIDKENRKLQLGHKQLEEDPWNALEESFPVGSVHEATVIKKDDKGAVVSLPYGLEGFAPNRHLNKEDGKTVVADETLPFMVIEFDRNEKRIVVSHTRIWEQVQASEKDAARKEAKADAEKTKKAVKNLQSKVEKTTLGDLGVLAELKKKLEGGDENNG, from the coding sequence ATGTCAGAAAATCAAATTATTAACGAAAACGCTGATCAGCAGGAGAACGTAGCGGCCGAAGCTACCTCTACAGCGACAACAAATGCACCTGCCGCTCCTACGCAGTTTGATACTGCGCACGATGATTTCGACTGGAGCATCGACAAACGCAACGTATCTTCTTACTCTAAAGACGAGAAAGAAAAATACGACAAGGTTTACGACGACACTTTCAAAGTGATCAACGACAACGAAATGGTGACCGGTATCGTAGTTGGTCTTACCAAAACTGACGTTGTGATCAACATCGGCTTCAAATCCGATGGTCTGGTTTCTCTCAACGAATTCCGTGACCTTCAGGGCCTGAAAACAGGTGATGAAGTGGAAGTGATGGTGGTAGAGAAAGAAGACAGGCAAGGGCACCTTCACCTGAGCCGCAAACAAGCCCGTATCACCCGCGCCTGGGAAAGAATCGTTGAGGTTCATAAAACAGGTGAAGTGGTTACAGGTACCGTTACCAGCAAAACCAAAGGCGGCCTGATCGTAGACGTATTCGGTATGGAAACCTTCCTGCCGGGTTCTCAGATCGACGTGAAGCCCGTTACAGATTACGATCAGTTCGTAGGAAAAACAATGGAATTCAAAGTGGTGAAAGTAAACGAAGCCATCAAGAATGCCGTAGTTTCCCACAAAGCGCTGATCGAAAGCGATATCGAAGCACAACGTGCGGAGATCATGAGCAAGCTCGAAAAAGGTCAGGTACTCGAAGGTACCATCAAGAACATCACCGACTTCGGTGCGTTCATGGACCTGGGCGGACTCGACGGCCTCCTGTATATCACCGATATCAGTTGGGGACGTATCAACCACCCTTCAGAAGTACTGAAACTCGATCAGAAACTGAACGTGGTTGTACTGGATTTCGACGACGACAAAAAACGTATCTCTCTCGGCCTGAAACAACTGACCCCACACCCATGGGACGTGCTGCCTGAAGGTGTTGGCGAAGGACAGGTGGTGAAAGGTAAAGTGGTAAACATCGAAGACTACGGCGCATTCCTGGAAATCATGCCAGGTGTGGAAGGTCTGGTACACGTATCAGAAATTACATGGGCCAACTCTCCGATCAATGCGAAGGAATTCTTCAAACTGGGTGATGAATACCAGGCGAAGATCGTAACCCTCGACAAAGACGCCCGCAAAATGTCGCTGTCTATCAAACAAATGACAGAAGATCCCTGGAATACCATCGAAAACAAATTCCCGCTCGACAGCCGTCACAAAGGTGTGGTTAAAAACATCACTCCCTATGGCGTATTCGTTGAACTGGAACCCGGCATCGGCGGCATGATCCACATCAGCGACCTGAGCTGGCTGAAACGCTTCAACCACCCAACCGACTATACTAAAGTTGGCGCTGAAATCGAAGTGATCATCCTGGGTATCGATAAAGAAAACCGCAAACTGCAACTGGGTCACAAACAACTGGAAGAAGATCCATGGAACGCCCTGGAAGAATCTTTCCCTGTTGGATCCGTGCACGAAGCTACAGTGATCAAGAAAGACGACAAAGGCGCGGTAGTATCCCTGCCTTATGGTCTCGAAGGATTCGCGCCTAACCGTCACCTCAACAAGGAAGATGGTAAAACCGTAGTGGCCGACGAAACATTGCCTTTCATGGTAATTGAATTCGACCGCAACGAAAAGCGCATCGTAGTAAGCCATACCCGCATCTGGGAACAAGTACAGGCCAGCGAAAAAGACGCTGCCCGTAAAGAAGCCAAAGCGGATGCTGAAAAAACCAAAAAAGCGGTGAAAAACCTGCAAAGCAAGGTTGAAAAAACCACGCTTGGTGACCTCGGCGTACTGGCTGAACTGAAGAAGAAGCTGGAAGGCGGAGACGAAAACAACGGATAG
- a CDS encoding NAD(P)/FAD-dependent oxidoreductase, with protein sequence MQHPDLIIIGGGAAGCFTAANAASMAPGIRILVLEKSHRLLSKVKVSGGGRCNLTHNLTSISEMVKRYPRGEKFLKKTFHQFFTKDTIAWFESRGVPIKAEADGRMFPVSDDSQSVIEALMREVNKYSVHFRLSCAVQSIVKQADLFELETSTGKVYAKHVVIACGGFAKAEQFNWISALGHSFSSPVPSLFTFNMPGNSIRDLMGISIPDAQVKIAGTKLVEKGAVLITHWGLSGPAVLKLSAWGARELEEKQYQFAVLINWVPDYNEHSLKEKFREWRFALAAQKIVNRNPLGLPQRFWEYLLLQSDIHPDTRWADLPAKAQNLLIKNCTAQEHAVKGKTTFKEEFVTAGGIDLAEIDPNTMMSRIVPDLYFAGEIMDVDGITGGFNFQHAWTSGFIAAKAVATSFNALKSSE encoded by the coding sequence ATGCAACATCCCGATCTCATCATCATAGGCGGCGGCGCCGCCGGCTGCTTCACCGCTGCCAACGCCGCCTCGATGGCCCCGGGTATACGCATCCTCGTGTTGGAAAAATCCCACCGTCTCCTCTCCAAAGTAAAAGTTTCCGGCGGCGGGCGATGCAACCTCACCCACAACCTCACCAGCATCTCCGAGATGGTGAAACGCTACCCGCGCGGAGAAAAATTCCTCAAAAAAACCTTCCACCAGTTCTTTACCAAAGATACCATCGCCTGGTTCGAAAGCAGAGGCGTACCCATCAAAGCAGAAGCGGACGGAAGAATGTTCCCGGTATCGGATGATTCACAATCGGTAATAGAAGCGCTGATGCGGGAGGTGAACAAATACAGTGTGCATTTCCGCCTTAGTTGTGCCGTGCAATCCATCGTGAAACAAGCGGATTTATTTGAACTGGAAACAAGCACCGGTAAAGTATATGCGAAACATGTGGTGATCGCCTGCGGCGGCTTCGCGAAAGCGGAGCAGTTCAACTGGATAAGCGCTTTGGGGCACAGCTTCAGTTCCCCGGTTCCTTCCTTGTTCACCTTCAATATGCCGGGAAATTCGATCCGGGACCTGATGGGCATCAGCATTCCGGATGCGCAGGTGAAAATCGCGGGCACAAAATTAGTGGAGAAAGGCGCTGTACTGATTACCCACTGGGGACTGAGCGGACCCGCCGTATTGAAACTATCGGCCTGGGGCGCCCGGGAACTGGAGGAGAAGCAGTACCAGTTTGCCGTACTCATCAACTGGGTACCGGATTACAATGAACACTCTTTAAAGGAGAAGTTCCGGGAGTGGCGCTTCGCGCTTGCTGCGCAGAAGATCGTCAACCGCAATCCGCTGGGCCTGCCCCAGCGCTTCTGGGAATACCTGCTCCTTCAATCCGATATTCATCCCGATACAAGATGGGCCGATCTCCCGGCAAAAGCGCAGAACCTGCTCATTAAAAACTGTACGGCACAGGAACATGCCGTAAAAGGAAAAACAACTTTTAAGGAAGAATTCGTTACGGCCGGAGGGATTGATCTTGCGGAGATTGATCCGAACACCATGATGAGCCGGATCGTACCTGATCTTTACTTTGCCGGAGAAATCATGGATGTGGATGGCATCACCGGAGGATTTAACTTCCAGCACGCCTGGACCAGCGGTTTCATCGCCGCGAAAGCGGTAGCAACTTCTTTTAATGCATTGAAAAGCAGTGAATAA
- the map gene encoding type I methionyl aminopeptidase, which produces MIFYKTEAEIAIMQRNARLVSQGLAEVAAMLKPGLTTLEIDKFCADYVKKQGGIATFLNFHGYPFSICASVNDVVVHGFPNDTPLKDGDIVSIDLGITKDGYVGEHAYTFILGNAAPEVIELVKVTKESLYKGIEKAIAGNRIGDVAWAIQEHTEKKHGYGVVRELVGHGLGKTMHEDPQVPNYGKRGTGTMLKENITLAIEPMINLGKKDVYTEDDGWTIRTKDGKPSVHFEHNVCVKKGKALILSDYSVIEAAERANPELTK; this is translated from the coding sequence ATGATTTTTTATAAAACGGAAGCGGAGATCGCGATCATGCAGCGCAATGCGCGCCTCGTGAGCCAGGGGTTGGCCGAAGTGGCCGCTATGCTTAAACCCGGTCTTACCACACTTGAAATTGATAAGTTCTGTGCGGATTATGTGAAGAAACAGGGGGGCATCGCCACATTCCTGAACTTTCATGGTTACCCCTTCAGCATCTGCGCCTCGGTGAATGACGTGGTGGTACACGGATTTCCCAACGATACCCCGTTGAAAGATGGTGATATCGTCAGCATCGATCTGGGGATCACGAAGGATGGATATGTGGGAGAACACGCCTATACATTCATCCTGGGCAATGCAGCGCCTGAAGTGATTGAACTGGTGAAAGTAACCAAAGAGTCACTGTACAAAGGAATCGAAAAGGCGATCGCCGGGAACAGGATAGGAGATGTGGCCTGGGCCATCCAGGAACATACTGAGAAGAAACACGGTTATGGCGTGGTCCGCGAATTGGTTGGGCACGGCCTGGGCAAAACGATGCACGAAGACCCGCAGGTCCCCAACTACGGCAAACGCGGAACGGGCACCATGTTGAAAGAAAACATCACCCTCGCCATTGAACCCATGATCAACCTTGGTAAAAAAGATGTCTATACCGAAGACGACGGCTGGACCATCCGCACCAAAGATGGCAAACCCAGCGTACACTTCGAACACAATGTATGCGTAAAGAAAGGCAAAGCACTCATTCTTTCTGATTACTCGGTGATTGAAGCGGCTGAAAGGGCGAATCCGGAGTTGACGAAGTAG
- the secY gene encoding preprotein translocase subunit SecY, with protein sequence MKKLFQTLKNIWSIDELRSKIITTLLLVAVYRAGAHIVLPGIDPNKLDLSRAKEGALGLIDTFAGGAFSMASIFALGIMPYISASIFMQLMTILVPSMQKIQKEGESGRKKINQWTRYLTVGVTLVQGAAYVAYLKQSSQGALIESFSQYFWLSTVFTLTAGTLFVMWLGEKITDKGLGNGTSIIIMVGILARLPQSFVQELQAKGTGGGGGILIFLIEMAVLIAIIMGLIVLVQGVRRIPIQYAKQIVGNRQFGGARQFLPLKVNGAGVMPIIFAQAIMFLPTLFSFTKFETGQGIARIFSDPKDAVYMIIYAVVVIGFTFLYTALIFNPKQIADDLKRNNGFIPGIKPGQPTADYIGAVMDKITLPGAVLLALVGILPGFAQRLGVTQGFASFFGGTSLLIMVGVVLDTLQQIETQLLMRQYDGLMKTGRIQGRQTASPVSM encoded by the coding sequence GTGAAGAAATTATTTCAAACACTGAAGAACATTTGGAGCATAGACGAACTGCGCAGTAAGATCATTACTACACTTCTTCTTGTTGCTGTTTACAGAGCCGGTGCACACATCGTTCTGCCGGGTATCGATCCCAATAAACTGGACCTCAGCCGCGCCAAAGAAGGTGCGCTGGGACTGATCGATACTTTCGCAGGTGGCGCCTTCTCCATGGCCTCTATTTTCGCACTCGGTATCATGCCCTATATCTCCGCTTCCATCTTTATGCAGCTGATGACGATACTCGTTCCCAGCATGCAAAAGATTCAGAAAGAAGGAGAAAGCGGACGGAAAAAGATCAACCAATGGACCCGTTACCTCACCGTGGGTGTTACCCTCGTGCAGGGCGCGGCTTACGTGGCTTATCTGAAACAGTCCAGCCAGGGCGCTTTGATCGAGAGTTTCTCCCAATACTTCTGGTTGTCCACCGTGTTCACCCTTACGGCAGGTACCCTGTTCGTGATGTGGCTCGGTGAAAAGATTACTGATAAAGGTCTTGGAAACGGTACTTCCATCATCATCATGGTAGGTATCCTCGCTCGTCTCCCGCAATCATTTGTGCAGGAATTGCAGGCTAAAGGTACCGGCGGTGGCGGTGGAATCCTGATCTTCCTCATTGAGATGGCCGTACTGATCGCCATCATCATGGGACTGATCGTGCTGGTACAAGGTGTACGTCGTATTCCTATTCAGTATGCGAAGCAGATTGTAGGCAACCGCCAGTTCGGTGGTGCGCGCCAGTTCCTGCCGCTGAAAGTGAACGGTGCCGGTGTAATGCCGATCATCTTCGCCCAGGCCATCATGTTCCTGCCTACTTTGTTCTCTTTCACCAAATTTGAAACCGGACAAGGTATCGCGAGGATTTTCTCTGACCCCAAAGATGCGGTGTATATGATCATTTACGCTGTTGTGGTAATTGGTTTCACCTTCCTCTACACAGCTTTGATCTTCAACCCGAAACAAATTGCCGACGACCTGAAAAGGAACAACGGTTTTATTCCTGGTATCAAGCCCGGACAGCCCACCGCCGATTATATCGGTGCGGTAATGGATAAGATCACCCTTCCCGGCGCCGTATTGCTGGCATTGGTAGGTATCCTGCCCGGCTTCGCGCAACGCCTTGGTGTAACGCAGGGATTCGCTTCCTTCTTCGGAGGTACTTCTTTGCTCATCATGGTGGGGGTTGTACTGGATACATTACAGCAGATTGAGACCCAGTTGCTGATGCGTCAGTACGATGGCCTGATGAAGACCGGTCGTATCCAGGGTCGCCAAACGGCTTCCCCGGTATCTATGTAA
- the rplO gene encoding 50S ribosomal protein L15, producing the protein MKLHQLQPAEGAVHKEKRIGRGEASGKGGTSTKGNKGQQSRAGYQRKFAHEGGQMPIQRRVPKRGFKNNNRIEFKVFNLGQIDQVVEKYGITEFTLENLYMNGLISQTDSVKILGNGELKSKLTFKVNAISEKAKAAIEAAGGTVEIVK; encoded by the coding sequence ATGAAATTACATCAGTTACAGCCTGCAGAAGGTGCAGTTCATAAAGAGAAACGTATTGGTCGTGGTGAAGCCTCCGGTAAAGGTGGTACTTCCACAAAAGGTAACAAAGGTCAGCAAAGCCGTGCCGGTTACCAACGTAAATTCGCGCACGAAGGTGGTCAGATGCCCATTCAGCGTCGCGTTCCAAAACGTGGATTCAAAAACAACAACCGTATCGAATTCAAAGTATTCAACCTCGGTCAGATCGATCAGGTGGTTGAGAAATACGGTATCACTGAGTTCACACTGGAAAACCTGTACATGAACGGGTTGATCAGCCAGACGGACTCCGTGAAAATCTTAGGAAACGGTGAACTGAAATCTAAACTGACCTTCAAAGTAAACGCCATCAGCGAAAAAGCGAAGGCGGCAATTGAAGCGGCAGGCGGAACAGTTGAAATTGTGAAATAA
- the rpmD gene encoding 50S ribosomal protein L30 gives MSKIKITLVKSPIDRPERQKLTLQALGLNKLNSTKEVEATDSIRGMVRKVSHLVKVEEA, from the coding sequence ATGAGCAAGATAAAGATCACCTTAGTAAAAAGTCCCATCGACAGACCAGAGCGCCAGAAGCTGACGCTCCAGGCTTTGGGTTTGAACAAGCTGAACTCTACGAAAGAAGTGGAAGCTACCGACTCCATCCGTGGTATGGTGCGTAAGGTTAGCCATCTCGTGAAAGTAGAAGAAGCCTAA
- the rpsE gene encoding 30S ribosomal protein S5: MAKVNLNKVKAGDLELKEKVVAINRVVKTTKGGRAFSFSALVVVGNESGVVGHGLGKAKEVQEAITKGIEDAKKNLIKVPVMHGTIPHDQLAKEGAAKVLIKPAAHGTGVIAGGSMRAVLESAGVTDVLAKSLGSANPHNVVKATFKALAMLREPISVAKTRTVALKKVFNG; this comes from the coding sequence ATGGCAAAAGTAAACTTAAACAAGGTTAAAGCCGGCGACCTCGAACTGAAGGAGAAGGTGGTTGCTATTAACAGGGTGGTGAAAACTACAAAAGGCGGTCGTGCCTTCAGTTTCTCCGCGCTGGTGGTAGTAGGGAATGAAAGCGGCGTGGTAGGTCACGGTTTAGGTAAAGCCAAAGAAGTTCAGGAAGCCATCACCAAAGGAATTGAAGATGCGAAGAAAAATCTCATCAAAGTTCCCGTAATGCACGGCACTATTCCTCACGACCAACTGGCTAAAGAAGGCGCTGCAAAAGTGCTCATCAAGCCAGCAGCACACGGTACCGGTGTAATCGCCGGAGGCAGCATGCGCGCCGTGCTGGAAAGCGCAGGTGTTACCGACGTACTCGCCAAATCCCTGGGAAGCGCTAATCCGCACAACGTGGTGAAAGCAACTTTCAAGGCCCTGGCTATGCTGCGCGAGCCCATCTCCGTAGCAAAAACACGTACCGTTGCCCTGAAAAAAGTATTCAACGGATAA
- the rplR gene encoding 50S ribosomal protein L18 produces MNNKVIRRQKIRYRIRRKVAGTTAKPRLSVFRSNADTYVQLINDENGQTLASASTRDKDIAAQKGTKSEKSKLAGQAIARKAAELGITTCVFDRGGYLYHGRVKSIADGAREGGLQF; encoded by the coding sequence ATGAACAACAAAGTAATAAGAAGGCAGAAGATCCGCTACAGGATCCGCAGGAAAGTAGCAGGTACAACTGCGAAACCACGCCTCAGTGTTTTCAGAAGCAATGCTGATACTTATGTACAACTGATCAATGATGAAAATGGTCAGACTTTGGCTTCCGCTTCCACCAGGGATAAAGATATCGCTGCGCAGAAAGGTACCAAATCCGAAAAGTCTAAGCTGGCAGGACAGGCAATCGCCCGTAAAGCCGCTGAACTGGGTATCACCACCTGCGTATTCGATCGTGGCGGATATCTCTACCACGGCCGTGTAAAGTCTATCGCTGACGGCGCCCGTGAAGGAGGTCTTCAGTTCTAA
- the rplF gene encoding 50S ribosomal protein L6, with protein MSRIGKKIISVPAGVTITVAADNVITVKGPKGELKQAIDRDIKIEVKDGEATVTRPTDQIRHRALHGLYRSLIANMVKGVTDGFVRKLELVGVGYKAANQGNILDLALGYSHNIIFEIPKELKVVTAQEKGQNPTITLEGMDKQLIGQVAAKLRSLRKPEPYKGKGVKFAGEVLRRKAGKSAGK; from the coding sequence ATGTCACGTATCGGAAAAAAAATCATCAGTGTGCCTGCAGGCGTTACCATTACCGTAGCCGCCGACAATGTGATCACTGTAAAAGGGCCTAAAGGCGAACTGAAACAAGCCATCGACAGAGACATCAAGATCGAAGTGAAAGATGGTGAAGCAACTGTAACCCGTCCTACCGACCAGATCCGCCACCGCGCATTGCACGGTTTGTACCGTTCCCTGATCGCCAACATGGTGAAAGGTGTAACTGATGGGTTTGTTCGCAAACTTGAACTGGTGGGTGTAGGTTATAAAGCCGCCAACCAGGGCAATATCCTCGACCTCGCACTGGGTTATTCTCACAATATTATTTTCGAAATTCCCAAGGAACTGAAAGTGGTGACCGCCCAGGAAAAAGGGCAGAACCCCACCATCACCCTGGAAGGAATGGACAAGCAACTGATTGGCCAGGTGGCAGCAAAGCTCCGCAGCCTGCGTAAACCAGAACCATACAAAGGTAAAGGTGTTAAATTCGCTGGTGAAGTGCTTCGCAGAAAAGCTGGTAAATCTGCTGGTAAATAA
- the rpsH gene encoding 30S ribosomal protein S8, whose product MVTDPIADFLTRVRNAQMANHRIVEIPASNLKKRITEILYNQGYILKYKFEEDNKQGLIKIALKYDPTSKQPAIKALERISRPGLRQYAKPEDFKRVKNGLGIAIVSTSKGVMTDKEAKAQNVGGEVLCYIY is encoded by the coding sequence ATGGTTACTGATCCAATAGCAGATTTTCTGACGAGAGTACGTAATGCGCAGATGGCCAACCACCGCATCGTGGAGATTCCTGCCTCAAACCTGAAGAAGCGTATCACTGAAATTCTGTACAACCAGGGTTATATCCTGAAGTACAAATTCGAAGAAGACAATAAGCAAGGGCTGATCAAGATCGCGTTGAAATACGATCCTACCAGCAAACAACCCGCAATCAAGGCGCTGGAAAGAATCAGCCGCCCCGGTTTGCGCCAGTATGCAAAGCCTGAAGACTTCAAACGTGTGAAGAATGGTCTTGGTATCGCTATCGTAAGTACTTCCAAAGGAGTAATGACCGATAAAGAAGCCAAAGCGCAGAATGTAGGCGGAGAAGTGCTTTGCTACATCTACTAA
- the rpsN gene encoding 30S ribosomal protein S14 → MAKKSVIARQKKREATVAKFAEKRAALKEAGDYAALSQLPRNASPVRLKNRCQLTGRPKGYMRYFGLGRVMFRDMALAGKIPGVKKASW, encoded by the coding sequence ATGGCAAAAAAGTCAGTAATAGCCAGACAAAAAAAGCGCGAAGCCACAGTTGCTAAGTTTGCTGAAAAAAGAGCCGCTCTGAAAGAAGCAGGTGATTACGCAGCATTGTCTCAACTGCCCCGCAACGCTTCTCCTGTAAGACTGAAAAACCGTTGTCAGCTCACCGGTCGTCCCAAAGGATACATGCGTTACTTCGGTCTCGGAAGGGTGATGTTCCGTGACATGGCGCTTGCAGGAAAAATCCCTGGCGTGAAAAAAGCAAGCTGGTAA